Proteins encoded within one genomic window of Deinococcus aerophilus:
- a CDS encoding ATP-binding protein, with protein MPSADLQTVFVVAADRARAAQLAPLLRQATVIHVADAETLLREAHVHPPDVALLYTDLPGVPPAQVLPLLRQRAELGGTQWLAVGTQGLGAMLGAGADALISDLTPPEALALQVEVLLARARQHHTLQGRVNALQRRMDTWEHEERVRDQLVHMLVHDLKNPIAAVMGLLDIVQEDTRVPDDSRELIKVARDETQHLLHLAVNMLDVRKIQAGKMHLRRELMFTPMFQEVIDLARGDVGSGLRDRRFHCEVEGSLSPASADPEILRRVLANLISNAMKHTTKGGTIGVTVRSAPDAVHVRVQDDGEGIPADDIPNLFAAFEQSRLTLHGRFDTGMGLAFCKLAIEEHGGTIGVESERGHGSTFTFTLPLAQDDDDDFAELLT; from the coding sequence ATGCCCAGTGCCGACCTGCAAACCGTTTTCGTCGTCGCGGCCGACCGCGCGCGTGCGGCGCAGCTGGCCCCGCTGCTGCGGCAGGCCACGGTCATCCATGTGGCCGACGCCGAGACGCTGCTGCGTGAGGCGCATGTCCACCCGCCCGATGTGGCCCTGCTGTACACCGACCTGCCGGGGGTGCCGCCGGCCCAGGTGCTGCCCCTGCTGCGCCAGCGCGCCGAACTCGGCGGCACGCAGTGGCTCGCGGTGGGCACCCAGGGACTGGGCGCCATGCTGGGGGCCGGGGCCGACGCGCTGATCAGCGACCTCACCCCCCCCGAAGCCCTGGCGCTGCAGGTGGAGGTTCTGCTCGCCCGCGCGCGCCAGCACCACACCCTGCAGGGCCGGGTCAACGCCCTGCAGCGCCGCATGGACACCTGGGAACACGAGGAGCGGGTGCGCGATCAGCTGGTCCACATGCTCGTCCACGACCTGAAAAACCCGATCGCCGCCGTGATGGGCCTGCTGGACATCGTGCAGGAAGACACGCGGGTGCCCGACGATTCGCGCGAACTCATCAAGGTGGCCCGGGATGAAACCCAGCATCTGCTGCACCTCGCCGTGAACATGCTCGACGTCCGCAAGATCCAGGCGGGCAAGATGCACCTGCGCCGCGAACTGATGTTTACCCCCATGTTTCAGGAGGTCATTGACCTCGCGCGCGGCGACGTGGGCAGCGGCCTGCGCGACCGCCGCTTTCACTGCGAGGTCGAGGGCAGCCTCAGCCCCGCCAGCGCCGACCCCGAGATCCTGCGCCGGGTGCTTGCCAACCTGATCAGCAACGCCATGAAGCACACCACCAAGGGCGGCACCATCGGCGTGACGGTGCGCTCGGCCCCGGACGCCGTGCATGTCCGGGTTCAGGACGACGGCGAGGGCATTCCCGCCGATGACATTCCCAACCTGTTCGCCGCTTTCGAGCAGTCACGCCTGACCCTGCACGGACGCTTCGACACCGGCATGGGGCTGGCCTTCTGCAAACTCGCCATCGAGGAACACGGCGGCACCATCGGGGTCGAATCTGAGCGCGGACACGGGTCCACCTTCACCTTCACCCTGCCGCTGGCGCAGGACGATGACGACGATTTTGCCGAACTGCTGACCTGA
- a CDS encoding NADH-quinone oxidoreductase subunit A: MLLVALGIGVLAVIVSAILGPKKGSRAKLMAYESGNDPEHGGVGTGQRFPVHFYLVAMLFIVFDIETAFFYPLAVAYQKLIPFAFFEALTFVLLLLVGYVYVLKKRVLEWA, translated from the coding sequence ATGCTGCTGGTCGCGCTCGGCATCGGCGTTCTCGCCGTGATCGTGAGCGCCATTCTGGGACCGAAGAAGGGCAGCCGCGCCAAGCTCATGGCCTACGAGTCCGGCAATGACCCGGAACACGGCGGCGTGGGCACCGGCCAGCGCTTTCCGGTGCATTTCTATCTGGTGGCCATGCTGTTCATCGTGTTCGACATCGAGACCGCCTTCTTCTATCCACTGGCGGTGGCCTACCAGAAGCTGATTCCCTTCGCTTTCTTCGAGGCCCTGACCTTCGTGCTGCTGCTGCTGGTGGGCTACGTGTATGTCCTGAAAAAGCGGGTGCTGGAATGGGCGTAG
- a CDS encoding ABC transporter substrate-binding protein codes for MKKALLIVAALATTSSALAAGKLEIFSWWSGDEGPALEALIKLYKQKYPSVTVDNATVSGGAGTNAKAVLKTRMLGGTPPDSFQAHAGQELIGTWVVANRMEDLSSLFQSEGWNKVFPADVVKLISTDKGIWSVPVNVHRSNVLWYNPAKLKEWGVSVPKTWPEFLSTCATLKSKGVAAPLVVGENWTQQHLWENVMVGTLGAQNWENLWNGKLKFTDPKVVAAFTTFNKVMDCANKDASGLSWQQASDRVVSGQSAFNVMGDWAAGYFTTTKKLEPGKGFGWATAPGTAKTFVMLADSFGLPKGAKDRAEAIAWLKVLGSKQGQDTFNPLKGSIAARTDSDLSKYNTYSRSAATDWKNSKIVGSMAHGAVAPESFTSAFGAVIDQLVATKNSAGAAAAAQQLATRAGIGK; via the coding sequence ATGAAAAAAGCCCTGCTGATCGTCGCCGCCCTCGCCACCACGTCCAGCGCCCTGGCCGCTGGAAAGCTGGAGATCTTCTCGTGGTGGTCCGGAGATGAAGGTCCCGCCCTGGAAGCCCTGATCAAGCTGTACAAGCAGAAGTACCCCAGCGTGACCGTGGACAACGCCACCGTGTCGGGCGGTGCGGGCACCAACGCCAAGGCGGTGCTCAAGACCCGCATGCTGGGCGGCACGCCCCCCGATTCCTTCCAGGCGCACGCCGGGCAGGAACTCATCGGCACCTGGGTCGTCGCCAACCGCATGGAGGACCTGAGCAGCCTGTTTCAGTCCGAGGGGTGGAACAAGGTCTTCCCCGCCGACGTGGTCAAGCTGATCTCGACCGATAAGGGCATCTGGAGCGTGCCGGTCAACGTTCACCGCAGCAACGTGCTGTGGTACAACCCCGCCAAGCTCAAGGAATGGGGCGTGTCCGTGCCCAAGACCTGGCCGGAATTCCTGAGCACCTGCGCGACCCTCAAGTCCAAGGGCGTGGCCGCGCCGCTGGTCGTGGGCGAGAACTGGACCCAGCAGCACCTGTGGGAAAACGTGATGGTCGGCACGCTGGGGGCCCAGAACTGGGAGAACCTGTGGAACGGCAAGCTCAAGTTCACCGATCCCAAAGTGGTGGCGGCGTTCACCACCTTCAACAAGGTCATGGACTGCGCCAACAAGGACGCCTCGGGCCTGAGCTGGCAGCAGGCCAGTGACCGCGTCGTCAGCGGCCAGAGTGCCTTCAACGTCATGGGCGACTGGGCGGCCGGGTACTTCACCACCACCAAGAAACTGGAACCCGGCAAGGGCTTCGGCTGGGCCACCGCTCCCGGCACGGCCAAGACCTTCGTGATGCTCGCGGATTCCTTCGGGCTGCCCAAGGGGGCCAAGGACCGCGCCGAGGCCATCGCGTGGCTCAAGGTCCTGGGCAGCAAGCAGGGCCAGGACACCTTCAACCCCCTCAAGGGCAGCATCGCCGCGCGCACCGACAGCGACCTGAGCAAGTACAACACCTACTCGCGCAGCGCGGCCACCGACTGGAAGAACAGCAAGATCGTGGGCTCCATGGCCCACGGCGCGGTCGCCCCCGAGAGCTTTACCAGCGCCTTCGGGGCCGTGATTGACCAGCTGGTCGCCACCAAGAACAGCGCCGGAGCAGCGGCGGCGGCCCAGCAGCTGGCCACCCGCGCCGGCATCGGCAAGTAA
- a CDS encoding carbohydrate ABC transporter permease has product MKGLSKDRLWAMAVLAPSILLIAIFVYSFIARTVYVSLTDWGNDPAQALAIDPIIRWVGFQNYQELFTGFLQGRFRQELVNTLFFTLFFILGCLGLGLGLALILDRNPRGEGLWRTVFLFPMSLSFIVTGTIWRWMLQPQGGVNQAPTLVGAPPSTFGWLSSNDAVLKFDWNALPLITALVVGVVLIVLAVRAAREGQRTRMVVAAACAALLLLWAVFIGPRVKLLAAPELHGFNFAMIGIIIAAVWQMSGYTMALYLAGLRGIPEELREAARVDGANDASMYRHVIFPLLSPITLSAMIILGHISLKIFDLVYAMAGPDNISASVPALNMYLTSFRQNQFALGAAIGTILLILVAFVIVPYLASQFRGEEGHS; this is encoded by the coding sequence TTGAAAGGCCTGAGCAAAGACCGCCTGTGGGCCATGGCCGTGCTGGCCCCCAGCATCCTCCTGATTGCCATTTTCGTGTACTCCTTCATCGCCCGGACGGTGTATGTCAGCCTGACCGACTGGGGCAACGATCCGGCGCAGGCGCTGGCCATTGACCCGATCATCCGCTGGGTGGGCTTCCAGAACTATCAGGAGCTGTTCACCGGTTTCCTGCAGGGCCGCTTCCGCCAGGAGCTGGTCAATACCCTGTTCTTCACGCTGTTCTTCATCCTGGGCTGCCTGGGCCTGGGCCTGGGGCTGGCCCTGATCCTGGACCGCAATCCCCGGGGCGAGGGCCTGTGGCGCACGGTCTTCCTGTTTCCCATGAGCCTGAGCTTCATCGTGACCGGCACCATCTGGCGCTGGATGCTGCAGCCGCAGGGCGGCGTCAACCAGGCCCCCACGCTGGTCGGTGCGCCGCCCTCCACCTTCGGGTGGCTGAGCAGCAACGACGCGGTATTGAAGTTCGACTGGAACGCCCTGCCGCTGATCACCGCGCTGGTGGTGGGCGTGGTCCTGATTGTGCTCGCCGTGCGCGCCGCACGCGAAGGCCAGCGCACCCGCATGGTGGTGGCCGCCGCGTGCGCCGCGCTGCTGCTGCTGTGGGCGGTCTTCATCGGCCCCCGGGTCAAGCTGCTCGCCGCGCCCGAGCTGCACGGCTTCAACTTCGCCATGATCGGCATCATCATCGCCGCCGTGTGGCAGATGAGCGGCTACACCATGGCGCTGTACCTCGCCGGACTGCGCGGCATTCCCGAGGAACTGCGCGAGGCCGCCCGGGTGGACGGCGCGAACGACGCGAGCATGTACCGCCACGTGATCTTCCCGCTGCTCTCGCCCATCACCCTGAGCGCCATGATCATCCTGGGCCACATCAGTCTCAAGATCTTTGATCTGGTGTACGCCATGGCCGGACCCGACAACATCAGCGCCAGCGTCCCGGCCCTGAACATGTACCTCACCAGCTTTCGCCAGAACCAGTTCGCGCTGGGCGCAGCCATCGGCACCATCCTGCTGATTCTGGTCGCCTTCGTGATCGTGCCCTATCTGGCCAGCCAGTTCCGGGGCGAGGAGGGCCACTCATGA
- a CDS encoding carbohydrate ABC transporter permease: MTAVKHAAAPPSAPPRRAPGMGRAFTYLLLIIATLFFLIPVYLVFATALKSPDAITLDTAWHWPAVLNWASFSEAWDKVGGNMLNSLFLAVVATLLSALLGSLNGYALSKWRFRGANTLFALMLFGMFIPYQAVLIPLFQFIKALGLYGSIWGLILAHVVYGIPITTLIFRNFYADVPDALIEAATIDGAGFWQIYGRVIFPISVPGFVVVIIWQFTQVWNEFLFAATLTNTSSQPVTYALSQLAGGQAVSWNLPMAGAILAALPTLIVYIVLGRYFVRGLLAGSVKG; this comes from the coding sequence ATGACCGCCGTCAAGCACGCCGCCGCGCCTCCCTCGGCTCCGCCGCGCCGCGCCCCCGGCATGGGCCGGGCCTTTACCTACCTGCTGCTGATCATCGCCACCCTGTTCTTCCTGATTCCGGTGTATCTGGTGTTTGCCACCGCCCTGAAAAGCCCCGACGCGATCACGCTGGACACCGCGTGGCACTGGCCGGCCGTGCTGAACTGGGCCAGCTTTTCCGAGGCGTGGGACAAGGTGGGCGGCAACATGCTCAACAGCCTGTTCCTGGCGGTGGTCGCCACGCTGCTCAGCGCGCTGCTGGGCAGCCTGAACGGCTACGCCCTGAGCAAATGGCGCTTCCGGGGGGCCAACACCCTGTTCGCGCTGATGCTGTTCGGAATGTTCATTCCGTATCAGGCGGTCCTGATTCCGCTGTTCCAGTTCATCAAGGCGCTGGGGCTGTACGGCAGCATCTGGGGCCTGATTCTGGCGCATGTGGTGTACGGCATTCCCATCACCACCCTGATCTTCCGCAATTTCTACGCCGACGTTCCCGACGCGCTGATCGAGGCCGCCACCATCGACGGCGCGGGCTTCTGGCAGATCTACGGCCGCGTGATCTTTCCCATCAGCGTGCCGGGCTTCGTGGTGGTCATCATCTGGCAGTTCACACAGGTGTGGAACGAGTTCCTGTTCGCCGCCACCCTCACCAATACCAGCAGCCAGCCGGTGACCTACGCGCTGTCGCAGCTCGCGGGCGGACAGGCCGTGTCGTGGAACCTCCCGATGGCCGGAGCCATTCTCGCGGCGCTGCCGACCCTGATCGTGTACATCGTGCTTGGCCGCTACTTTGTGCGCGGTCTGCTCGCCGGAAGCGTCAAGGGCTGA